The Fictibacillus arsenicus genome contains a region encoding:
- a CDS encoding NUDIX hydrolase, whose protein sequence is MAYYEDLRKHVGSAPLILPGSVVIIVNEQEEILLQHRRDGGWGLPGGLMELGESFEETAIREVKEETGLDIDGLTQLHVYSGADHYLKVPNGDELYCVTAVYTATDVKGNILIDEDESYEFRYFPAERLPDGILKSAQRYINDYLGQKEKNRAYR, encoded by the coding sequence ATGGCATATTATGAGGATCTTCGAAAACACGTAGGAAGTGCACCGCTTATTTTACCCGGATCGGTTGTAATCATTGTAAACGAACAAGAAGAGATTCTTCTGCAGCACCGCAGAGATGGCGGCTGGGGACTGCCTGGAGGCTTAATGGAACTAGGTGAGAGTTTTGAAGAAACAGCAATTCGTGAAGTAAAAGAAGAAACAGGTCTCGATATTGATGGCCTGACACAGCTGCACGTATATTCAGGAGCAGATCATTATTTAAAAGTTCCAAATGGGGATGAACTCTATTGCGTAACTGCGGTATATACGGCAACAGACGTAAAAGGTAATATTTTAATAGATGAAGATGAATCTTATGAATTTCGCTACTTTCCAGCAGAACGGCTTCCAGACGGGATATTAAAGAGTGCTCAAAGATACATAAACGATTATCTCGGGCAAAAAGAAAAGAACAGAGCGTACCGGTAG
- a CDS encoding GNAT family N-acetyltransferase: MEVTRYESIPAFYDEVETFLLDQEDRAQIMLGNCLRNRDRVWEAEKPFLATVKKDGKIMLAAMLIPPYAILLLEKEESDGVTAAPYLAEYLIKENYAIHKVHAPKAVGKAFSKHWTAAHQLEEKVLMDLRLYTLQSVIQPAVRPGKLRPATESDLTFLPQWIVEITGEINQLMTRDEAEEYANTRVRDGFLFIWEDEGKAVSMASKTRPNIKGVAVNLVYTPKEFRGKGYASACVAALSEYLLQEGYEFCSLFTDLANPTSNKIYQNIGYQPVCDFVEFKFNEKRAETPA; this comes from the coding sequence ATGGAAGTAACACGTTATGAATCTATTCCTGCATTTTATGATGAAGTGGAAACGTTCTTGCTGGATCAGGAAGACCGGGCGCAGATTATGCTGGGGAATTGCCTGCGAAACAGAGATAGAGTGTGGGAGGCAGAAAAGCCATTCTTAGCGACAGTAAAAAAAGACGGAAAGATCATGCTCGCAGCTATGCTGATTCCTCCGTATGCCATCTTGCTTTTAGAAAAAGAAGAATCAGACGGCGTTACAGCTGCACCCTATTTAGCCGAATATTTAATAAAAGAAAATTACGCGATTCATAAAGTACATGCACCAAAGGCAGTTGGGAAAGCTTTTTCAAAGCATTGGACAGCAGCACATCAATTGGAAGAAAAAGTGCTTATGGATTTGCGCTTGTATACGCTGCAGTCTGTTATACAGCCGGCGGTACGTCCAGGGAAATTACGGCCAGCAACCGAAAGTGACTTAACGTTTTTACCGCAGTGGATCGTTGAGATAACGGGTGAAATTAATCAGCTGATGACACGTGATGAAGCAGAGGAATATGCGAATACAAGAGTACGAGATGGCTTCCTTTTTATTTGGGAAGACGAAGGAAAAGCCGTATCTATGGCTTCTAAAACAAGACCCAATATTAAAGGTGTAGCGGTAAATCTTGTTTATACGCCGAAAGAGTTTAGAGGCAAAGGCTACGCCAGTGCCTGTGTTGCAGCATTAAGTGAATATCTGTTACAAGAGGGATATGAATTTTGCTCTTTATTTACTGATTTAGCGAATCCAACTTCAAATAAAATCTATCAAAATATTGGATATCAACCTGTATGTGATTTCGTTGAATTTAAGTTTAACGAAAAAAGAGCAGAGACACCGGCTTAA
- the trhA gene encoding PAQR family membrane homeostasis protein TrhA, which translates to MSTHVFTKREEIANAITHGIGVLLSVAVTSILLVFAVWKGTAVHIVSFAVFGGTMLALYTASTLVHAFPKGRVKDIFEIMDHAAIYLFIAGTYTPIVLIVVGGALGWTLFGVVWGLAAFGVLFKVFFTKKFVVLSTLGYVAMGWLITFALQDISANMPPEGIQLLVAGGIIYTLGSIFYVWRSFPFHHAVWHLFVLAGSVLHFLMMFYVLPLS; encoded by the coding sequence ATGAGTACACATGTATTTACAAAACGTGAAGAAATAGCGAACGCCATCACGCATGGCATAGGCGTCCTTCTAAGTGTTGCCGTTACTTCCATCCTGCTTGTGTTTGCAGTTTGGAAAGGAACAGCTGTTCATATTGTGAGCTTTGCTGTATTTGGTGGAACCATGCTGGCGCTTTATACCGCATCCACTCTCGTACACGCTTTTCCTAAAGGACGGGTAAAAGATATATTTGAGATCATGGACCATGCCGCAATCTATTTGTTTATCGCTGGGACGTATACACCGATCGTATTGATCGTTGTCGGCGGTGCTCTAGGCTGGACATTATTTGGAGTGGTATGGGGACTTGCAGCCTTTGGAGTCTTGTTTAAAGTCTTTTTTACGAAAAAGTTTGTTGTGTTATCGACGCTTGGATACGTAGCAATGGGCTGGCTGATCACATTTGCGCTACAAGATATTTCAGCTAACATGCCTCCTGAAGGAATTCAGCTCCTTGTCGCAGGCGGAATAATCTATACGCTCGGAAGCATCTTTTATGTATGGCGCAGCTTTCCGTTCCACCACGCGGTTTGGCATCTGTTCGTTTTAGCTGGCAGTGTTTTACATTTTCTTATGATGTTTTATGTGCTGCCTCTGTCATAG
- a CDS encoding DUF6954 family protein, with translation MKIVLRIVFGIAFLLVAFFGLGPVLFADGMPGERTLTLIVVLAIFALLYVVYRWLMKRVS, from the coding sequence ATGAAAATCGTGCTGAGGATTGTTTTTGGAATTGCCTTTTTACTAGTAGCCTTTTTCGGACTTGGTCCGGTGTTGTTCGCAGACGGGATGCCTGGTGAACGGACGCTGACGTTGATAGTTGTTCTCGCGATATTTGCATTGTTGTATGTGGTATATAGATGGCTGATGAAGAGAGTTTCTTAA
- a CDS encoding MFS transporter, whose translation MNYFTFHRNIQLRLALQFFTTLASSAVIPFLAIFFSNQVGEFATGLMYIGVILSGITGALLGGRRADRIGRKNTILLCEGMIGIGYLLAGISNLIFSISPNANFVLFIIILFFTGMAGPAYGAIIIDSSTKENRKAVYTVSYWLNNLAVAAGGITGAFLFKKYPYEMFIGIALVAFLSWIVTKIWLKDIHVPVAAAQISHQETKSWIKNYREILLNKRFIFFTIAGLFLISLEESLTTYIGIKLVEQFKDPVSLLPFTSIFDVDGFQLIGMLKAENTILVVLLSLVIAKLLKKYQDRLLMLGGGFCYAFGYIVLSYSSVPVVLIIAMFVATIGELAHIPAKQAYVASLIPDDARGSYMAVYGLSFHFSGIIAALFVMLSGFLSSGMITFLFTIMGSISLIIYYVLFQSEQEEQRIEKTTA comes from the coding sequence ATGAATTATTTTACGTTTCATCGCAACATTCAATTAAGGCTGGCTCTTCAATTTTTCACCACACTTGCTTCCTCAGCTGTAATCCCTTTCTTAGCGATTTTCTTTTCAAATCAAGTAGGTGAATTTGCAACAGGGCTCATGTACATTGGTGTGATTTTATCAGGAATTACAGGAGCTTTGTTAGGTGGGAGACGTGCTGATCGGATAGGACGAAAAAATACAATCTTATTATGTGAAGGAATGATAGGAATAGGTTATCTCTTAGCAGGAATTAGTAATCTAATATTTTCGATATCGCCTAACGCTAACTTTGTTTTATTTATCATTATTTTGTTTTTTACTGGAATGGCAGGACCTGCCTATGGTGCGATCATTATTGATTCGAGTACAAAGGAAAACAGGAAGGCTGTTTATACTGTCTCTTATTGGCTAAATAATCTTGCTGTTGCAGCAGGAGGTATAACTGGAGCTTTTCTTTTTAAAAAATATCCATATGAAATGTTTATTGGAATTGCACTTGTAGCTTTTCTCTCGTGGATTGTAACGAAAATATGGCTGAAGGACATTCATGTTCCCGTAGCTGCTGCTCAAATCAGTCATCAAGAGACTAAAAGCTGGATTAAGAACTATAGGGAAATTTTATTGAATAAACGATTTATCTTCTTTACTATAGCTGGCTTGTTCCTTATTTCCTTAGAAGAAAGTCTAACGACATATATAGGTATAAAACTTGTCGAACAATTTAAGGATCCTGTATCTTTGCTTCCGTTCACTTCAATCTTTGATGTAGATGGATTTCAGCTGATTGGAATGCTTAAAGCAGAAAACACGATCCTAGTCGTTCTGCTGAGCTTAGTGATAGCAAAGTTGTTAAAAAAATATCAAGATCGCCTATTAATGCTTGGCGGAGGATTTTGTTATGCATTTGGTTATATTGTCCTCAGTTACAGCAGTGTTCCAGTTGTTCTCATAATAGCGATGTTTGTGGCAACAATTGGTGAACTTGCACATATTCCGGCTAAGCAAGCTTATGTGGCTTCTTTAATACCTGATGATGCACGAGGTTCTTACATGGCTGTTTATGGTTTATCCTTTCATTTCTCAGGGATTATTGCTGCATTATTCGTGATGTTAAGCGGGTTCCTGTCATCAGGTATGATTACCTTCCTCTTTACCATTATGGGTTCAATTAGTTTAATCATCTATTATGTTTTATTTCAATCTGAACAAGAAGAACAAAGGATCGAAAAAACAACAGCATAA
- a CDS encoding TetR/AcrR family transcriptional regulator yields the protein MPLSDKQIKAMEQKREKILQQAIILFAEQGYESTTIAKVAKASGVSFGSVFTYFENKDQLFYHAVTEPLNTVFKVDLLDFDPEAEDLLAEIKSMIDNHIRIFIEMRTYLQLVVQVIGQHTKFPEPFKELDDFSIEFIQKLILIITNAQRRCVLEDSDADLTATAYLGFLLGIRLTFTDYAVSRIWEKLKIPAFQLLYPKR from the coding sequence TTGCCTTTATCAGACAAACAAATTAAAGCGATGGAACAAAAACGTGAAAAAATCCTGCAGCAGGCAATCATCTTATTTGCTGAACAAGGCTATGAAAGTACAACAATAGCTAAAGTAGCTAAAGCTTCTGGTGTGAGCTTCGGCAGTGTTTTTACATACTTCGAAAACAAAGACCAGCTTTTTTACCATGCTGTTACAGAGCCGCTAAATACCGTTTTTAAAGTGGACCTTCTAGATTTTGATCCTGAAGCTGAGGACTTATTAGCTGAAATTAAAAGTATGATAGACAACCATATTCGTATTTTTATCGAGATGCGTACGTATCTGCAATTAGTAGTTCAAGTAATTGGACAGCATACTAAGTTTCCTGAACCATTTAAAGAGCTTGATGATTTTAGCATCGAGTTTATTCAAAAGCTCATTCTAATTATTACGAATGCTCAAAGAAGATGTGTACTTGAAGATTCTGACGCTGATTTAACAGCAACTGCTTATTTGGGCTTTTTATTAGGAATCAGATTAACATTTACTGACTATGCTGTGTCACGCATCTGGGAAAAACTCAAGATACCGGCTTTTCAATTGCTATATCCGAAACGCTAA
- a CDS encoding 8-oxo-dGTP diphosphatase, whose protein sequence is MSVEHRLFTMCMVQDSDKVLLIKRPDERGFPGYLAPGGKIDFPEILVDGAIREVKEETGLDVSNLVFKGIDEYVNPKENVRYMVFNYWTDMFSGELMEDPPEGELVWVPISKALELPMQSWFKERFPLFFEAGTFEIQRVWDADIDEQIEVKILKT, encoded by the coding sequence ATGTCTGTTGAGCACCGTCTTTTTACAATGTGTATGGTACAGGATAGTGATAAAGTTCTATTGATTAAGCGTCCCGACGAACGAGGATTTCCTGGTTATCTAGCTCCAGGAGGTAAAATTGACTTTCCTGAAATTTTAGTAGATGGGGCAATTAGAGAGGTAAAAGAGGAAACTGGGCTCGATGTTTCCAATCTCGTCTTTAAAGGAATCGATGAGTATGTTAACCCGAAAGAGAACGTCAGATACATGGTTTTTAACTATTGGACTGATATGTTTTCTGGTGAATTGATGGAAGATCCACCTGAAGGAGAGCTTGTATGGGTGCCGATTTCTAAAGCTCTTGAACTGCCTATGCAAAGCTGGTTTAAAGAAAGGTTCCCTTTGTTCTTTGAAGCAGGCACTTTTGAAATACAGAGAGTGTGGGATGCTGATATAGATGAGCAGATCGAAGTAAAAATTTTAAAGACTTGA
- a CDS encoding M24 family metallopeptidase, which produces MNEGRIQKVKDWLKEEGQTFAFIHTTANVFYLSGLYTDPHERVLGVVVLPEGEPFMICPGMERSQAKGAGWTYEIVGYSDSEDPWAKVQETLAERGVTAATSIAVEKETLPYARGEKLLGMFENTKLVGAEELLNELRLIKEEGELETLREAARLADYGVEVGVAALKEGVTEMEVLAKIEYELKKKGISQMSFSTMVLFGEKAGQPHGKPGLRKLQHGDFVLFDLGVVLDGYCSDITRTVAFGDLDEKRREIYDTVLQAQLKALEASKPGTRIGDLDVIARNHITEAGYGDNFPHRIGHGLGIDVHEFPSMSDNNDGVLREGMTYTIEPGIYIDDIGGVRIEDDVVVTAAGYETLTKYPKELQIIK; this is translated from the coding sequence ATGAACGAAGGACGTATTCAAAAGGTTAAAGATTGGTTAAAAGAAGAAGGTCAAACGTTTGCCTTCATTCATACGACAGCGAATGTATTCTATTTGTCTGGACTTTACACGGATCCGCATGAACGTGTGCTTGGTGTTGTTGTACTGCCAGAAGGTGAACCGTTCATGATTTGCCCGGGAATGGAGCGTTCACAAGCAAAAGGTGCAGGCTGGACATATGAGATCGTAGGATACAGTGATTCTGAAGATCCATGGGCTAAGGTGCAGGAGACTTTGGCTGAGCGCGGTGTGACAGCAGCAACTTCGATTGCGGTGGAAAAAGAAACACTTCCATATGCACGCGGTGAAAAGCTTCTTGGTATGTTTGAGAATACGAAGTTAGTTGGGGCTGAAGAGCTGCTGAACGAACTTCGTTTAATAAAAGAAGAAGGCGAGCTTGAGACCCTTCGTGAAGCGGCACGTTTGGCGGACTACGGCGTTGAAGTTGGTGTTGCAGCACTTAAAGAAGGCGTAACAGAAATGGAAGTACTCGCGAAGATCGAGTACGAACTGAAGAAAAAAGGTATCAGCCAAATGTCGTTCTCGACGATGGTACTGTTTGGAGAGAAAGCAGGACAGCCGCATGGTAAGCCAGGCTTAAGAAAACTGCAGCATGGTGATTTTGTATTGTTTGACTTAGGTGTTGTCTTGGATGGCTATTGTTCAGACATCACGCGTACAGTTGCTTTTGGTGATCTGGATGAAAAACGCCGTGAGATTTATGATACAGTTTTGCAGGCGCAGCTGAAGGCGTTGGAAGCATCAAAGCCAGGTACACGCATCGGAGACCTTGATGTAATTGCGCGCAACCATATTACAGAAGCGGGCTATGGAGACAACTTCCCGCACCGCATCGGGCATGGCTTGGGAATCGATGTCCATGAGTTCCCGTCCATGAGTGATAACAATGACGGCGTGCTGCGTGAAGGCATGACGTACACGATCGAACCAGGAATCTATATCGATGACATCGGCGGCGTACGTATTGAAGATGACGTGGTTGTAACCGCTGCTGGGTATGAAACATTGACGAAATACCCGAAAGAATTGCAGATAATTAAATAA